Genomic DNA from Solanum pennellii chromosome 3, SPENNV200:
aaaaaaagaacatttcgcttcaataatttatttgcatCTGTTGTGACATACAAAGTGTTAATTACATACTCCctctgttttaatttgtttagatgattttgaattgacacggagtttaagaaagtaaagaagatTGCCGCTTCTTGTGTTCTCAAATTAAAGATATgtaaaatgtaccaaaatatcttttaatcttgtggtgtTTGAGGCCCACAGACCCTTTTTGATTACCTTTTGTTGTGGCCCTATATCTAAAGGGAGAGGATGGCGGCTTTCTTGTGGTATAAAGTCCGAACTCATTCCATTTTTGGAGGATTCATTCCCTGTTCCTGCAGCTTGGAAACCTCAAGCTACGCCTCACTCACTTCAAcatcaataaaaaaacatagaaGGCTCAAAGTTGTCCTTAAACTATGCGAAGTAGACCACTTCTACCCTTCGTTATATTTCGGATCAAAAATGTCCCCGTTGTTATCCCAAGAGACCACAAATGCCCTCAAGAGttaacaaatcaattttttttgtgatgtgGCAAGCCTCGTGGGACTAATCCCTCCACCTAAGCATTGCCAACTAGGATTCCACTAAATTATGTCATTAATTCTGACCCGATTTATAACCCAAACTCTAACCCATTGCTCCTGACCCAATCCGCTAAAGTTAAGTGGCAAACATTGGTCTTGAATTTAAGTTCTCACAATCTGAAATTTCAGTAAGACTAACGAATGGTCTCTTATACTCCTTCATAAGTAGCAAGTTTATCACTCCGGTTGACAATCTCAGAGACTTTCTGCTGAACACCGAACATAGCGCAATGAAAGTTCAACCAGGACACAGAAACAGCTATCAAGTTTCAGCTACCATGCCTGTCAGTTGGCCATGGTATATGATTCCAGAAGTGTAGTTCCTAAGTTGTTCAAATGGATAAAGTTGATAATAAACAAGGTACTGGCTGATTGCTTTGTGTCTTAGGAGGATTTATCTTCCATGTTGAACAACACTACCATCTTGAATTCAAGATCGATGTTTGCCTCGTAATTTTAGCGGGTCGGGTCGTTAGCAAGAACGGGTTTTGGGCGTCAGAATTAATGATCCATAATTTAGTGGGAATCCTAGTTGGCAACACTTAGGTTGAGGGATTAGTCCCTTTTGGCTTGCCACATCACAAAAAAATTGGGTTATTAGCACTTGAGGGTATTTGTGGTCTCTTGGGATAACAACGATGACATTTTTTATCCCAAAATGTAATAAAGGGTATAAATGATCTACTTCGCATAGTTCAGGCCTCAGGGACAATTTTGAACCTTATCCCTAAAACAAGTTAGAATTAAAGAGTTGTcaataaaaaagacttttttttatatataatgataaaaaagtAAGACGAATAAATTGATAAGGAGGAATGTACATTTTAAGTGGCCTTCTTTATGTTGAAAAAATAGTGCAATGCATCGGATTCACccttgaaattgaaatttcatttgTCCTCTTTTGACTAGACTGTAATAAAAAATTGATGCAGGTACTGCGCCAAATGAGTTCACTTTTGCAACAGTGCTTACATCATGTACTAGTGCCATTGGGTTTCAGTTTGGGAGACAAATCCACTGTCTCTTAGTAAAGAGCCCTTTTGAATCACATGTATATGTGGGAAGCTCACTCCTTGATATGTATGCCAAAGCTGGCAAAGTTCATGAAGCTCGATATGTTTTCGAAAACTTGCCAGAAAGAGATGTTGTCTCTTGCACTGCTATAATTTCAGGCTACGCTCAACAGGGACTATATGAAGAGGCACTAGATCTATTTCGCAAGTTCCAGGTAGAGAGAATGTCTTTCAACTATGTTACATATACTAGTGTATTAACAGCCTTATCAGGACTTGCTGCAGTTGAAGAAGGTCGCCAACTGCATGCCCGTATTATTCGATTGGAACTGCCCTTCTATGCGGTTCTTCATAATTCTCTCATTGATATGTACTCCAAGTGTGGAAAATTCACTTATTCAAGGATGATATTTAATCAAATGTCCGAAAGAACTGTGAGCTCATGGAATGCTATGCTTATTGGTTACAGTAAACATGGGATGGGAAAGGAGGTAGTTGATCTCTTCGAAATGATgagagaagaagacaaaattAAGCCTGATGAGATAACTCTTTTAGCTGTGTTATCTAGTTGCAGTCATGGAGGAATGGAGGATAAAGGTGTAGAGATTTTTAACGATTTATGTAGTGGAAAAGAAAGGGTTGAGGTTAGCATTGAGCACTGTGGTTGTGTGGTTGATTTGCTAAGTCGATCTGGCCAAGTAGAAAGAGCCTTTCAGTTCATCAAAGAGATGCCTTTTGAACCAACTGCTGCAATTCTGGGTTCACTTTTAGGTGCTTGCTGGGCTCACCTGTATGTTGATATTGGTGAAATTGTAGCCAGAAGCCTTTTGGAGATAGAGCCAGAAAATGCTGGAACTTGTGTAATTCTTTCAAACATGTATGCATCGGCAGGAAGGTGGGAGGATGCTAGAAGAGTAAGAGAGTTGATAAATGCAAGGGCCATGGTAAAGGAATCTGGAAAAAGCTGGATTGGTCCTGATTTTATCCATGAAACAGAAAAAGATATTGCAAAAACATAATGGAATGGGGGCTTATATTCCTCACCAGTAACCAGTATGGATGAGCAGCGAGAAAAGAAAACGCTGCTCCATTGTTCCCAAGGTCGAGCGGTGATTTATTCACATGGAAACTAATTGGTAAAGTCTTGCTCCAAAAGGGAATAAAACTTGAAATTGCTTCTTGTATATAATGGGGGTAGAGTTTTCTGATGGAGCAACTCACAGGTTTTCTTCTAATTGTGAAGTGATCAGGTCTTCAAAGTgtttgattatcattgattgaAGATGGTAACATCAGACAGATCATGGTTAGCCAAAGCAGGTTGTTTGGTTTCAGTGTGCACATTTTCACAAACATTATTGAGCTTCTACTCTGCAAAATGGTAACAGAATACAAGTAGAAACACTTTCAACAAGCAAAAGATTTGGTGGCTCAAATAAATGGAGACCGACCTTCCATGCAATGTTTGGAAAACTTTACTATACGGGATAAAGATCCATTCAACTAATGTTAAGGATGGCCTCATTGATTGATTGggaactttaattttaactaatatagatcatgtgagcatcatgaaatccagtatctgccccacaccaaaaagaggtggaatcaccggccaaagtgacccaaaacatgctagcgtatataggggtTGAACcttgctagatccctatatttgcagtataggttcaaagactaggagatataaggaaaaCCATACGTGGCGTGccgaacagtctcatctcatgagagttacgtgaacctctgcccttcctgaagaaaggcatcaccactcatagctagccgaTTGGTGCTCAGTAAAAgctccattacattcaactcatacatcatggaagctggcttctagtatgaggacatcatagctcgtTAGATAATTTCtgatctcatcattagtattaagtatgcattaactttaatactttcattagagttttcatagagactagtctctctATTAagtttacactctcataggtgagtacgttttggtaacatttagtTAGGCTCATTTAAGATTACTCTCATCTTGTATGTTAGCCTCTTATCACATTAGCCTCATGTCATATTGTCACCTCCTTCGTTGAACTTGCGcacatttgtttttcataattactcacccccttacgtgaatgttcatttcgttgtatgccaatgcacttagcCATTTAGTgcgtttcacactcttacttgaccattctagggtttcattatttcgttacatatatcttaggttcacttactttaaacgtatgctagacttatgggtctatacatagttcgtttaagtgattcatatcatcttaagattatgtggtacaagacttatgcatcttgtaagtgtgccaagatctcgattttgatccatgtaggcaacattatttatgaacatttattcacgtataacttatgtatcaatacggaatttgggaaAAGGAACACGATTTCGAAGCCcgtggacaacacttacatttttatttattttagtttgatccacacggcttggggacccaagatcgagccccaacgtcttcattttgtttttccttaatTTATCTCTTCATTTTCCGTTCATTGTaactgagaggatgtgggatcgaacccccacaacctcatttcctttcattttcttttctttaattcctCTCCTTCTTGGCCGAGAgggtgtgggttcgaaccctcatagccccactttaatttttctcctaaaaTTTCCTTCattctgcctagaggtcgtgggttcgattcccacacgcctcaaccttttatttttcttttaacttttcctTAGATCTgactgagaggtggtgggttcgaatcccactcctctcatttttttttgtacttcaTTTTCGGTCGAGGTCactggttcgaatcccctttgccacattctttttaacttacattatttctatgatttttaacatggtgaggtcacggttCGATCCTCAATGAGctcacttattttaatttattattcataacatattaaaccACTTAGCTTGACTTAAACTCATCAACATATAGCTGGAAATTATATACGTTTTTCAGCAttcttttcatcaacattacacgttagttcttagggtaattcatggatcatGTAGTACATCTTTGGCttcattttcatggattcatttagctaatagtttccactcaaatcagccacattatacttcatatgaacatcacgatttgtgcaagtttgtgcacgtgAAATATAACCATAAAACAAGTCATTTTCATGCTTCAATCCGTGTTCAAAGTCACGGCTACACATtccacacacataaacacatatttttggaaaacatAGGTTATCATTCGTACGattccaaacacatattcatgaacatattcatcactaaaacacattacatgcctaatatctaccagcagaCATACCAACCTACAACCATCGATAGGAGCTAGAAACAGGGACATGCaatgggaacaaccctagttttcagaatagattcatctgagtcctaagggtctcttaggaaaggtaccaagagtaagaaaacccataccttattttgcTTGAACTTGCTGCCCAAAGACCTCCTCCAACTCACGTCCAAATCCAAGCTTCAACACCAAACTTCGACGGGAAAACCCTCCCTTTGCCTAACGTTTTTGGATAcgttttgattatatttttaatgttaatGTTCTTCAGGTGTGAAGAACTTTTAGTTGCTGGTAAAATCTTGTATTTTGGCAGATAGAACGTGAAATGAAAGAGAGGTTTTGACAAGAGAAAGAGAGTTAAACGTGAAAGGTGGTTTAGGCTTAGGTAaaaacttagtcaaactaggactgtttcaaacctttaaaaaaatctaatttttcctttttcttaaattagctaataattattaattaattaaattaatttatcaatttaattaaaacaatttaagtCATTGCTTCCACGTAGGCCAATTTTTgaccctctctccccaaaatgcccctcaaccttattaattaaataattaattatatatttagggtaattacgatactatcCTTAGCTTGGAAAAATACCATTTGAGCCCTAGACCatcaaaacttaagatttcccctttttatattcggtaaagactcatttgggtaaatcttcatattcgggagccctacatggctggacccaacctttcctagctcaactaagtCCCCttgttagttggcttggctgtcacaagggttcagaggtTAGGTtctagggtcattcttttgtacccttttcttccttgacaatttcaatccatataaggattcttgaagctttattgaaaaagtttcctTCAAACTTTCATATGCTTCGGACACctcgattgtttcaaggattttcatataaccttcattgtctagctagacatgaaaattattcattatatgcattcaagtttttcataagttgccagatcaaaacaaacctcattgcatccaccatagGAAAatacatctccaataatgtcaggatttttgcgaCAAAATCTTTATGCCCTAAGGCACAAGTCGTACTTGatatacttgaattatgcattttacttggccaaccatttatTTGCCCACACtctatgacagatttgaattcaagatcctcatcacaatttatatcattgaacgctacctcatatcaaagacaccgtcgacggttatttgatatcgattccaacaagacataacttattgagatctcttcatttttcagaTACTTGAACCTTTTTCgaggttttatgaagtgttatgtcaatgtgctcttttatagAACTTGCCTCATTAttatgaccatattgatcatttgctccttccttctttatggaattttatatttgaaaccgattggtctattacgctttCGGCGTATCATAGGTTCTATCCTTCAAGGCCTTtacattggagcatttgcagctgaattatatgATAGGGTCACTACATTCATCTGGAAATTGATTTGCTACATTGTGCAaatgaattatcccttgaacattaagttcacatatttatttaacaaggatctagataataaataattaacctcacacataattttcagctgtcaaaATCATcgctccccctaatgttagaaaatctaacattcatcccaACCTTATTTGAAAATTCATCTTTGTGTGTGGTGgataaattaaaatcataaccgcacattcaatattttggatgaaaattatatggttcctgaccctgaaataattttaatggggaaaccttgttggcttgatgcatatATG
This window encodes:
- the LOC107015086 gene encoding putative pentatricopeptide repeat-containing protein At3g13770, mitochondrial; this encodes MVNPMNKMSLFLYTSKHVFSSMVKKPYFYEQREPLYGCLSCNGSLSEALYEMAKQGLQVKFKEYDTVLNECINQRAIREGQRVHAHMIKSHYQPPVYLRTRLIVFYIKCGLLGDARWVFDEMPQRNVVSWTALISGYSQTGHISEAIHLFLQMLTSGTAPNEFTFATVLTSCTSAIGFQFGRQIHCLLVKSPFESHVYVGSSLLDMYAKAGKVHEARYVFENLPERDVVSCTAIISGYAQQGLYEEALDLFRKFQVERMSFNYVTYTSVLTALSGLAAVEEGRQLHARIIRLELPFYAVLHNSLIDMYSKCGKFTYSRMIFNQMSERTVSSWNAMLIGYSKHGMGKEVVDLFEMMREEDKIKPDEITLLAVLSSCSHGGMEDKGVEIFNDLCSGKERVEVSIEHCGCVVDLLSRSGQVERAFQFIKEMPFEPTAAILGSLLGACWAHLYVDIGEIVARSLLEIEPENAGTCVILSNMYASAGRWEDARRVRELINARAMVKESGKSWIGPDFIHETEKDIAKT